In the genome of Sphingopyxis sp. MWB1, the window ATCATCAACTGCGCGCGCGGCGGGCTGATCGACGAGGAAGCGCTCAAGGACGCGCTCGAAAGCGGCCATGTCGCAGGCGCCGCGCTCGACGTTTTTGCGGTTGAGCCGCCCCCGGCGGACCATCCGCTGTTCGGCGCGCCCAACTTCATCTGCACGCCGCATCTCGGCGCCTCGACCGACGAAGCGCAGGTCAATGTTGCCATTCAGGTTGCCGAACAGATTTCGGACTATCTGCTCACCGGCGGCATCACCAACGCGCTCAACGTCCCCAGCCTCTCGGCCGAGGAAGCACCGAAGCTGCGCCCCTATATGAGCCTTGCCGAAAAGCTCGGCAGCCTCGTCGGCCAGCTCGCGCACGACAATCTGACCACCATCTCGGTCGAGGTCGAGGGCGCCGCCGCTGAACTGAATCTCAAGCCGATCACCGCCGCCGTCCTCACCGGCCTGATGCGCCGCTATTCGGACAGCGTGAACATGGTCAACGCCCCGCACCTCGCGCGCGAACGCGGGCTCGACGTGCGCGAAGTGCGCCACGACCGCGACGGCGACTATCACACGCTCGTCCGCGTCACCGTCGCAACCGAAGCCGGTGACCGTTCGGTTGCGGGCACATTGTTCAGCAATGGCGACCCGCGGCTCGTCGAAATGTTCGGCATCAAGGTTGAGGCCGATCTTGATGGCGACATGCTCTATATCGTCAACGAGGATGCGCCGGGCTTTATCGGACGGATCGGCGCGGCGCTCGGCGATGCCGGGCTCAACATCGGCACCTTCCACCTTGGCCGCCGCGCCGCGGGCGGCGAGGCCGTGCTGCTTCTCAGCCTCGATTCGCCCATGCCCGAACCCCTTCTGTGGCAACTTTGCCAGCTTCCGGGCGTGAAAACGGTCAAGGGCCTGAAGTTTTAAGCCCTCCCCTCCCGCTTGCGGGAGGGGCAGCGAGACTTGGGCGCTGGCGCCCTAGTCGCAGCGGGGTGGGCATCGCATCGCCGCATGCCCACCCCCTGCCCCTCCCGCAAGCGGGAGGGGAGATTTGTTGAACTCGCCTCGCGACCATCCTAAGGCCCAACAGATGATCAAGGCCCCTGCCCTGCTGCCCGAAGGCCTCCGCGACCGCCTGCCCGAACAGGCCGAGGCCACCTCGCGCGTCACCCGCGCGCTGGTCGATGCGATGCGCGCGCATGGCTATGGCCGCGTCGCCCCGCCCCTCGCCGAATTTCGCGAAACGCTGGGCGGCAATAACGAGCGCGCCGCGCGCGACCTGCTCCGCTTCACCGATCCCGTGTCGCAGCGCACGCTCGCGTTGCGCCCCGACATCACGCGGCAGGTCGGGCGCATTGCCACCTCGTTGCTCGCCGCCGCCGCCCGCCCCTTGCGCCTCTGCTATGCGGGACAGGTGGTGAAGCTGCGCGCAAGCCAGCTTCGCCCCGCGCGCGAAATGCTTCAGGTCGGCGCGGAATTGATCGGCAGCGACAGCGTCGCCGCCGCGCATGAAATTGTCATCGTCGCGCTGGAGGCGCTGGAAGCCGCGGGAATCAAGGCGATCACGCTCGATTTCACCTTGCCCGATGTCGTCGACCTGCTCGCCGACGGGCCGCTTCCGGCGCCGGCCGACCGGCAGGCGCTGCGCGATGCGCTCGATGCCAAGGATGCCGGCGCACTGATGCGGCTGGGCGCAGAGGCCTATCTGCCGCTTCTCCACGCCGCCGGCCCCTTTGACGCTGCCATTGCCGAACTGCGCGCGTTTGACACCGCCGGGGTGCTCGCCAGCCGGATCGAAGCACTGGAAAAAATCGCCGCCGCGATTCAGGGCCGGGCCAATCTGACCCTCGACCCCACCGAACGCCATGGCTTTGCCTATCAAAGCTGGTTCGGCTTTTCGATTTTTGCGCCGGGTTTTGGCGACGCCATCGGGCGCGGCGGCGCCTATGCCATTCCCGTGGGCGAAGATCAGGAAGAACCCGCGACCGGCTTTTCCCTCTATCCCGACCCGCTGATCGAAGCCGGGCTGGGCATGGAGGCCCCAAGCGAACGCCGCATCTTCCTGCCGCTCGGCCACGACGCCGACCTCGCGGCAAGCCTGCGCGCCGACGGCTGGCACACCGTCGCGGCGCTGACCGATACCGACGACGCCGAACGGCTCGGCTGCGCCTACACCCTCGGCCCCGACGGCCCCGTCGAAGCGTAAGCAGGGTCAAAGCTGCGGGGCAGCAAAGACCGGAAGGCCGCGAAAGACACAGGCCCGCCGGAGAAAGCCCCTGTCCTCCCGCTCGTCCCGCCCCCCATCGTCATCCCGGACTTGATCCGGGATCCATGGCCACCACCGCCATGCACCGCCCCATCCCCCCACGCGCAACCTATCCCAAAGGCCGCACAATCAGCCCGATGCCGCCCGCCCCGATAATGCTGTCCTACAGCCTCCGGCCATGCCAGCCTTCACCCCGGCTCTTTCAATATGTGGACACAGCATCGCGGACCGATCTGCCGAGACAGGCCAAAGCGAAGACGACCGCCTAAAATTGCACAGGGCTGAACTTTACTGAACTTTGAAACGGCCCGTTCGATAAAAGCGTCTCTTTTCAACGCTAAATAACGCCCTATCGGGCAAATAGCCGTTTCAGCCATGCATCGACCCGCGCTGTTGCGGCATAGGCCGGGTCACCCAGGCGGCGGTTGATCTCGGCATGCCCCTTCAACCCTTCGCCGGGAAAGCTGCCATGCTCGACGCGCGATCCGCTTTTTTCCAGCGCGGTCCCCAGGGCTTTCGCCTGCCGCACCCCATCGGGCCGCTGAACGTAAAGAAGCAGGAAGGCAGGGGCATTCGGCGCAGCCGCCTGCACCGTCGGCGACAAGGCCTTCTGCCGCACCGGATCGGTTCCGAAAGCCTGCACAAAGGTCTGCCGCATGATCGGCGGCCCGTCGTTCATCTGGGCACGGACGTCATAGGCGGCCCCGTCGATGGGGATTACCCCCGCGATATCCGCGAACGACAGCCCTGCGCCTTTGAGATAGCGCTCGTCAGTGGCGACGAGCGCGACCAGATGGGCGCCCGCGCTATGCCCCATCAGCACGATGCGCCGCCGGTCGATATCCAGCACCGCCGCCCTGTCGACGAGCGCGCGCACCGCGCCCGCCACGTCCGCCGCCTGCTGCTCGACGGTCGCTGCCGGGACAAGGCGATAGTTGATCGACGCAAAGGCATAGCCTTGGCCCGGATAATGCACCGCCTTGAACCGGCCCGTCGCATTATCCTTGTCGCCGCGCTTCCAACCGCCGCCGTGGACAAAGATGATCAGCGGCGCCGGGCCGTTCGCATCGCGGGCGCGCCAGATGTCGAGGGTCTGGAGCGGGTCGGCGCCATAGGCGATTGTCTCGCTCCCCGGTGCCTTCGGCGCCGTGTCGGCCCCCATGCGTTCCATGATGCGGTCACGCAGGCGGTCGCGCAGCCGTTCGCGCGCGTCGGCAGAGGGAACCGGCGCTGCAATATTGGTGACAGCAAAGGCCATGAGGGCGACAAAGCCGACATAAGGGCGCGGGCTGCGCATGAATTTTCCTTCCCCGAAAATTTGGGTTCGCGCGAACAGCAATGCGCGAAAAACAATCCTCCCAAACCGGATAGCTGCGCGCCAAATGTCGCATTTTCATGTCAGGCGCCCTTGCCTCTGCGGCCAAATAGGCTAAGGCCGCGCCGGGTCCAAAACCCGTTTCAGCAGGACAGCATCATGGCAAATGTTACCGTCATCGGGTCGCAATGGGGCGACGAGGGCAAGGGAAAGATCGTCGACTGGCTCGCCAGCCGCGCCGACGCCGTCGTCCGTTTTCAGGGCGGCCATAATGCCGGCCATACGCTGGTCGTCGGCGAACAGGTTTACAAATTGTCGCTGCTGCCCTCGGGCATTGTCACGGGCACGCTGTCGATCATCGGCAATGGCGTCGTCCTCGATCCCTGGGCCTTGCGCGACGAAATCGCCAAGCTGCGCGGCCAAGGGGTGAAAATTAACCCCGAAAATTTCGCCATTGCCGACAATTGCGCGCTGATCCTGCCCTTTCACCGCGACCTTGACGGCCTGCGCGAAACCGCCGCGGGCGCGGGCAAGATCGGCACGACGGGCCGCGGTATCGGCCCCGCCTATGAAGACAAGGTCGGCCGCCGCGCGATCCGCGTGTGCGACCTCGCGCATCTCGACCATCTCGAACCGCAGCTCGACCGGCTGACCGCGCACCATGATGCGCTGCGCGCCGGTTTCGGCGAGCCGCCGATCGACCGCGACGCGCTCGTCGCCGAACTGCGCGAGATCGCCGACTTCGTGCTCGAATATGCACAGCCGGTGTGGAAGCGGCTCAAGAAGGTCCGCAAGGCGGGCGCGCGCATCTTGTTCGAGGGCGCACAGGGCGTACTGCTCGACATCGACCACGGCACCTACCCCTTCGTCACCAGTTCGAACACCGTCAGCGGCACCGCCGCATCGGGTTCGGGGCTTGGGCCTTCGTCGGTCGGCTTCGTGCTGGGCATTGCCAAGGCCTATACGACCCGCGTCGGCAGCGGCCCTTTCCCCACCGAGCTTGATGACGATACCGGCCAAAAGCTGGGCGAGCGGGGCCATGAATTTGGCACCGTCACCGGGCGCAAGCGCCGTTGCGGCTGGTTCGACGCCGTGCTCGTGCGCCAAAGCTGCGCCGTGTCGGGCGTCACCGGCATCGCGCTCACCAAGCTCGACGTGCTCGACGGTTTCGACACCATCCGCATCTGCACCGGCTATCGGCTGCGCGGCAAGATCCTTGACTATTTCCCCGCCCACGCCGCCGATCAGGCTGCGGTGGAGCCGATTTACGAGGAAATGGAAGGCTGGAAGGAATCGACCGCCGGCGCGCGCAGCTATGCCGATCTGCCCGCCCAGGCGATCAAATATATTCAGCGCGTCCAGGAACTGATCGAAACGCCCATCGCGCTCGTTTCGACCAGCCCCGAACGCGACGATACGATCCTGATCCGCGACCCGTTCAGCGACTGACAGACAGCGTCCGACCCGCGCGGTTCAGAGGATTTCGTAAATATGGTGGCGCACGCCGAATGACGTGCGCTCACCCACCCCGACGGCGAGCACGCCATTCAGCCAGCCGTGGCGCTCGCTCGCGGTTTCGAACAGCGGCGCAATGCGCAGATAATAATCGCCCGCATCGACCGGCGGCTGGGCGGGATCGGCGAATTTTTCGCGCACCGCATCGGGAATGCGGGTACGTCCGCCATAGGTGACATAGACAAGCGCCCCGTCATCGGCCTCCCACACGGCGCGCGCATCGAACGTCCCCACCGCAACATCGTCGCCCAGCCGTCCGCCGCGCGACCAATTGCCACCGCCCGGCAGGATGCGCCCCGCGACTCGGGGGCCGAAAAAACGGCCGCCGGTGACATATCCCATCCGCATGTCGCCAAAAGGCGCAGCACCAATGCCGATCAGCCCGCCCCCCACTTCAAACTCCGCCGTGCATAAATAACGGTGATTCAACGGCAGTTTGGTGGGTTCAGGGGCACGGTGGTTTGACGTCATTTTCGTTCTCCTTCGCAATGCTATGGACAAGGATAAAACAATTAGTATGCTAAGGGTCAATCAAATTGACGGGTCTTATGGGATTTTGGGGCACCGTCAGACAGGGGAGGGATGGATGAAGGTTCGCACACAGATTCTCGCATCGGGCGCCGCACTCATCGCGATGACGGGCACAGCACCAGCGATTGCGCAAGAGGCCGAAGACCAGGCACCCGCAGCGCGCAGCGCCACCAATGCCGAAATTGTCGTCACCGCGCAAAAGCGCGAACAAAATCTGCAGGACGTCCCCATTTCGATGGAAGTGATGAGCGGCGAAAAGCTCTCCGACTTCAATGCCAGTGACATAAAATCGGTCATGAATTACGCGCCGAACGTCTTTGTCCAGTCCACCGCGGGCAATGATGTCATCTATATTCGCGGTTTTGGGTCGCCGCCGGCTAATTTTGCTTTTGACCAGTCCGTCTCCCTTTATGTCGATGGCGTTTATGCGGGGCGTTCGCGACAGGCGCAGGCGCCTTTTTTCGATCTTGAACGGGTCGAGGTGCTGCGCGGGCCGCAGGGCGCGCTGTTCGGCAAAAATACCGCAGCGGGCGCGGTCAGCGTCGTGTCTGCGGGACCGACCGCAACCCCCGAAGGCGCCTTTACCGCCCTGTATAATTTCGACCATGAAGGCATCGATATCTCAGGCCATGTGTCCGGCCCGATCAGCGACACGCTGGGCGCGCGCCTTGCCTATAAATTGGTGAAGCAGGACGGCTATATCCGCAATCTTGCCACCGGCCATGACGATCCCGAAATCAAGCAGCAGCTTGCTCGCCTGACGCTGCGCTGGGAACCGTCGAATGATTTCGATTATACGGTGAAGGCCGAATATGCGAACCGCGATGTGGTCGGCGGCATCACGGTGTCCAACCCGCTGACCGGCGGACAGCATCCGGGCGAAACCCGCTATCTGGAACAGTCGCCACTGGGGCAGGAAGGCACCGCCACCGAGTCGGTCATGCTTTCCGGCGTCGGCAATGTCGCGCTCGGCGACTATACGCTGACCTCGGTGACTGGCTACAGCTGGTTCGACGCCAATATCATCAACGGCTTTGACCAGACCATCCCCGGCGGGGGGGGCGCGGTCACCAATAATTCGGTCTACAACAGCTATCCCGAACGTTTTGACCAATTCTCCCAGGAATTGCGTATCCTCTCACCCGTGGGCGAGACCTTCGAATTTATTGCCGGGGTCTATTATGACCGGTCGACCTATCGGCTGGACATGCAGCAGGGTTTCGACATCAAAAATCTGTTCGGCAATCCCTATCTTGGCCGGATCGACAGCCGCTTCAATCAAAAGGCCGAAAGCTGGTCGGTCTTTGGCCAGGGCACGCTGAATGTCACCGACGCCTTCCGCGCCATCGGCAGCCTGCGCTACACCCATACCAAGAAGAAAGCCGATTTTGCCTCGCGGCTCATTTATGGTCCCTTTGCGCTGCGTCCCATTTCCTCGGCGGACGGCTCGCTGAGCGAAGGCAATGTCGATCCTTCGGTCACGCTGCAATATGATGTCGCACCGCGGGTGATGGTCTATGCCACCTGGGGACGCGGATCGAAATCGGGCGGTTTCGTCAGCAACACTTTGGGGACGACCAACGCCACCTTCGCCTTTGAACCCGAAAAATCGGAGAATTTCGAGGCCGGAATCAAATCGACGCTGTTCGATGGCAAGCTGGTCGCCAATCTGTCAGCTTATCACACCCAGTTCAAGGATCTGCAGGTGTCGGTCTATCGACCCCAGACATCGAGCTATCTGACCGGCAATGCCGCGAGCGCGACGTCGAAGGGGCTGGAGGGCTCGCTCGCCCTTTATCTGTCGCCCAATTTCGACATCAGCGCATCGGGCGCCTATTCGGATATCAAATATGATGATTATCCGGGCGCGGCCTGCTTGGCGACCCAAGTGGCCGACGGAAGCTGCGACCCGAACGATCCGACCAGCATCGCCAATAATAATCTGGCGGGCTATCCGCTCGCCTATTCGTCGAAATTCACCGGCAATGTGACCGCCCATGCGCGTTTCGACCTGTCGAGCGATCTCAAGCTCGACATCACCGGCATTGCAGCGGGACGCAGCAAATATTTCAACTCGGACAATCAGAGCCCCGATTTCGGGGTGCAGCGCGGCTATGTGAAGTTCGATCTGCGCGTGCAGGTGGCCGATCAGGATGACCGCTGGCATCTGGCGCTGGTCGGCAAGAATCTGACCAATGAAAAGACGGTGGGCAGCGCTTTCAACCTGCCCTGGCCAATCACCGAGGTCTCGCGCGCGATCCTCTATCTGGAACCGACGCGCAATATCGCACTGGAGGCAGGGTTCAAATTCTGAACCTTTACCTGTCAGGGGACGTGGCCGCTGTTATCGGTCGGCTGCACCGGCCACGTCCCAGCCATATCGCCTATCAGGACAGGGGATCGGAGGGTGATCGACGTCTATTTCACACCCACCCCCAATGGTCACAAGGTGTCGATCATGCTTGAGGAGATCGGGCTGGCACACCGCCTCCTCTCAATGGATGTGCTGAAGGGCGATCATCTGACGGCCGAGTATCGCCGCATCAATCCCAATGGCCGCCTGCCCGCGATTGTCGACCATGCGCCAATCGGCGGCGGCTTGCCGCTGTCCATCTTTGAATCGGGCGCGATCCTTCTGTATCTGGCCGAAAAGAGCGGCGAACTGCTTCCCGTCGATCCGCGCCGCCGGTCAATGGCGCAGCAATGGCTGATGTGGCAGATGGCCAGTTTTGGCCCGATGCAGGGACAGGCGCATCATTTCATTCGCTATGCGCCCGAAGGGCAGGATTATCCCGTCACCCGCTATCGCAACGAGACGATCCGCCTGCTCCATGTGCTTGATCGCCGCTTGGCCGAAGCGTCCTTTCTGGCCGAAGAATATTCGATTGCCGATATCGCCACCTGGCCTTGGGCGCGCGCCGTGCAGGCGATCGGCCTCTGCCTCGATGATTATCCGGCGCTCCGCCGCTGGTTCGATCGGGTAGGCGAGCGGCCCGCCGTGCAGGCGGGCACCAATGTCGGGAACAGCGCCAATTTGTCCAGCGCGCGCCCGGTGCTGAACGAGGAACAATGGTCCAATCTGTTCGGCCAGAATATGTGGAAGGCACCGACCCGGCAGAGCGGTGCATAAACGGCCATCGCCGGGGTCGGACGCCTTCTCCCTTGCCGCGCGATCCGGCCACATAACCCCCTGCACCCGCGCCCGTCACCACCATCGCGTGCCACCTGTCCCACCGCGCCCTCGCTTCGTAAACGATATTGACAGATAAACTTAAATATCTAAGTATTTTTGATCAGAACAAAATAGGTGGGAAGAGACATGCCGAACGCCGCTGCCTGGGATGAAGCGGGCGCCCCCGCAGGGCTCACTACGCGCCGAAATCTGGCGCTTGCCATGCTGTTCCTTGTCGGGACGATCAATTTCGTCGACCGTCAGCTCTTGTCGGTGCTGGTCGAACCGATCCGCGCCGAAATGCAGTTCAGCGACACGCAGTTCGGCCTGCTTACCGGCCTGTCCTTTGCGCTGTTCTATGCCGCCATGGGCATTCCGGTCGCGATGATCGCCGACCGCTGGAACCGGATCAGGCTGATCGGTATCGCCTGTATCGTATGGAGCGGTTTTACCGCCGCCTGCGGCCTGGTGTCGAACTTCTGGCAACTGGCACTAATGCGCTTTGGCGTGGGCGCCGGGGAATCGGGGGGCACTGCGCCCTCGCTCTCGGTCATTGCTGATTATTATCCCGCCGACCGCCGGCCCTTCGCCATCGGCCTGTTCACGCTCAATGGCTCTTTTGGCGTGTTCGTCGGCGCCGCTTTCGGCGGCTGGGCTGCGGCGAATATCGGCTGGCGCGGCGCCTTTGTGGTGATCGGACTGGTCGGCATTATCGTCGCGCCGCTGCTCATCTGGCTGGTGCGCGAACCGGCACGCGGGCAGATGGACCGGGGCGCGTCGGCCAGCGATGCCGCCGTACCGATCGGCCAGACGCTTGCCATGTTCGCCCGCCGCCCCTCGCTGCGCATGGTGATGATCAGCAGCGGGCTTGCTGCCTTTGTCAGCTATGGGATGCTCAACTGGATTCCCGCCTTTCTGATGCGGGTGCAGGGAATGCCCCTCGACGCCATGGCGAGCTGGTTCGCGCCCGCGGCGGGCATCA includes:
- a CDS encoding TonB-dependent receptor; this encodes MKVRTQILASGAALIAMTGTAPAIAQEAEDQAPAARSATNAEIVVTAQKREQNLQDVPISMEVMSGEKLSDFNASDIKSVMNYAPNVFVQSTAGNDVIYIRGFGSPPANFAFDQSVSLYVDGVYAGRSRQAQAPFFDLERVEVLRGPQGALFGKNTAAGAVSVVSAGPTATPEGAFTALYNFDHEGIDISGHVSGPISDTLGARLAYKLVKQDGYIRNLATGHDDPEIKQQLARLTLRWEPSNDFDYTVKAEYANRDVVGGITVSNPLTGGQHPGETRYLEQSPLGQEGTATESVMLSGVGNVALGDYTLTSVTGYSWFDANIINGFDQTIPGGGGAVTNNSVYNSYPERFDQFSQELRILSPVGETFEFIAGVYYDRSTYRLDMQQGFDIKNLFGNPYLGRIDSRFNQKAESWSVFGQGTLNVTDAFRAIGSLRYTHTKKKADFASRLIYGPFALRPISSADGSLSEGNVDPSVTLQYDVAPRVMVYATWGRGSKSGGFVSNTLGTTNATFAFEPEKSENFEAGIKSTLFDGKLVANLSAYHTQFKDLQVSVYRPQTSSYLTGNAASATSKGLEGSLALYLSPNFDISASGAYSDIKYDDYPGAACLATQVADGSCDPNDPTSIANNNLAGYPLAYSSKFTGNVTAHARFDLSSDLKLDITGIAAGRSKYFNSDNQSPDFGVQRGYVKFDLRVQVADQDDRWHLALVGKNLTNEKTVGSAFNLPWPITEVSRAILYLEPTRNIALEAGFKF
- a CDS encoding spinster family MFS transporter, producing MPNAAAWDEAGAPAGLTTRRNLALAMLFLVGTINFVDRQLLSVLVEPIRAEMQFSDTQFGLLTGLSFALFYAAMGIPVAMIADRWNRIRLIGIACIVWSGFTAACGLVSNFWQLALMRFGVGAGESGGTAPSLSVIADYYPADRRPFAIGLFTLNGSFGVFVGAAFGGWAAANIGWRGAFVVIGLVGIIVAPLLIWLVREPARGQMDRGASASDAAVPIGQTLAMFARRPSLRMVMISSGLAAFVSYGMLNWIPAFLMRVQGMPLDAMASWFAPAAGITFGIGILGGGWLVSRIARRSPRAYGAIPALATAVLVPTFIAALLVDSWQWSLALLLIPMVACTAYIAPALALVQNLTAPRSRATAAAVLMLMFNIVGLGLGPLFAGMVSDALKPAYGDDSLRWALMALMPFAVAAGIAQWAMTRHLDGDFAE
- a CDS encoding ATP phosphoribosyltransferase regulatory subunit, encoding MIKAPALLPEGLRDRLPEQAEATSRVTRALVDAMRAHGYGRVAPPLAEFRETLGGNNERAARDLLRFTDPVSQRTLALRPDITRQVGRIATSLLAAAARPLRLCYAGQVVKLRASQLRPAREMLQVGAELIGSDSVAAAHEIVIVALEALEAAGIKAITLDFTLPDVVDLLADGPLPAPADRQALRDALDAKDAGALMRLGAEAYLPLLHAAGPFDAAIAELRAFDTAGVLASRIEALEKIAAAIQGRANLTLDPTERHGFAYQSWFGFSIFAPGFGDAIGRGGAYAIPVGEDQEEPATGFSLYPDPLIEAGLGMEAPSERRIFLPLGHDADLAASLRADGWHTVAALTDTDDAERLGCAYTLGPDGPVEA
- the serA gene encoding phosphoglycerate dehydrogenase, with protein sequence MTTPKVLISDKMDPKAAQIFKERGIQVDEITGKTKDELIAMIGDYDGLAIRSATKVTADVLAAATNLKVVGRAGIGVDNVDIPAASAKGVVVMNTPFGNSITTAEHAVAMMFALARQIPDANAGTQAGKWPKNSFMGVELTQKTLGLIGCGNIGSIVAERALGLRMKVVAFDPFLTPERAVELGVEKVDLETLLARADFITLHTPLTDQTRNVLSRENLAKTKKGVRIINCARGGLIDEEALKDALESGHVAGAALDVFAVEPPPADHPLFGAPNFICTPHLGASTDEAQVNVAIQVAEQISDYLLTGGITNALNVPSLSAEEAPKLRPYMSLAEKLGSLVGQLAHDNLTTISVEVEGAAAELNLKPITAAVLTGLMRRYSDSVNMVNAPHLARERGLDVREVRHDRDGDYHTLVRVTVATEAGDRSVAGTLFSNGDPRLVEMFGIKVEADLDGDMLYIVNEDAPGFIGRIGAALGDAGLNIGTFHLGRRAAGGEAVLLLSLDSPMPEPLLWQLCQLPGVKTVKGLKF
- a CDS encoding glutathione S-transferase C-terminal domain-containing protein → MIDVYFTPTPNGHKVSIMLEEIGLAHRLLSMDVLKGDHLTAEYRRINPNGRLPAIVDHAPIGGGLPLSIFESGAILLYLAEKSGELLPVDPRRRSMAQQWLMWQMASFGPMQGQAHHFIRYAPEGQDYPVTRYRNETIRLLHVLDRRLAEASFLAEEYSIADIATWPWARAVQAIGLCLDDYPALRRWFDRVGERPAVQAGTNVGNSANLSSARPVLNEEQWSNLFGQNMWKAPTRQSGA
- a CDS encoding adenylosuccinate synthase: MANVTVIGSQWGDEGKGKIVDWLASRADAVVRFQGGHNAGHTLVVGEQVYKLSLLPSGIVTGTLSIIGNGVVLDPWALRDEIAKLRGQGVKINPENFAIADNCALILPFHRDLDGLRETAAGAGKIGTTGRGIGPAYEDKVGRRAIRVCDLAHLDHLEPQLDRLTAHHDALRAGFGEPPIDRDALVAELREIADFVLEYAQPVWKRLKKVRKAGARILFEGAQGVLLDIDHGTYPFVTSSNTVSGTAASGSGLGPSSVGFVLGIAKAYTTRVGSGPFPTELDDDTGQKLGERGHEFGTVTGRKRRCGWFDAVLVRQSCAVSGVTGIALTKLDVLDGFDTIRICTGYRLRGKILDYFPAHAADQAAVEPIYEEMEGWKESTAGARSYADLPAQAIKYIQRVQELIETPIALVSTSPERDDTILIRDPFSD
- a CDS encoding alpha/beta hydrolase, with amino-acid sequence MERMGADTAPKAPGSETIAYGADPLQTLDIWRARDANGPAPLIIFVHGGGWKRGDKDNATGRFKAVHYPGQGYAFASINYRLVPAATVEQQAADVAGAVRALVDRAAVLDIDRRRIVLMGHSAGAHLVALVATDERYLKGAGLSFADIAGVIPIDGAAYDVRAQMNDGPPIMRQTFVQAFGTDPVRQKALSPTVQAAAPNAPAFLLLYVQRPDGVRQAKALGTALEKSGSRVEHGSFPGEGLKGHAEINRRLGDPAYAATARVDAWLKRLFAR
- a CDS encoding DUF3237 domain-containing protein, whose translation is MTSNHRAPEPTKLPLNHRYLCTAEFEVGGGLIGIGAAPFGDMRMGYVTGGRFFGPRVAGRILPGGGNWSRGGRLGDDVAVGTFDARAVWEADDGALVYVTYGGRTRIPDAVREKFADPAQPPVDAGDYYLRIAPLFETASERHGWLNGVLAVGVGERTSFGVRHHIYEIL